In a single window of the Drosophila albomicans strain 15112-1751.03 chromosome 3, ASM965048v2, whole genome shotgun sequence genome:
- the LOC127565630 gene encoding G protein alpha q subunit-like, whose product MSCRLSEDKKESRRINKEIEKIIKADRKKMNYVINLLLLGTAGSGKTTFLNQMRIINKDEFSNEEKVSYTKNVYRNIFMAMQSMIKAMEELEISYSDVENIGRAELVSLIDCDTIETLKDPFLSVIKCLWNDVGIQECYSRRNEYYLIDSAE is encoded by the exons ATGTCATGTCGCTTATCAGAAGATAAAAAGGAAAGCAGGCGAATAAACAAAGAGATTGAGAAAATTATCAAAGCAGACAGAAAGAAAATGAACTATGTTATTAATCTCTTATTGCTGG GTACGGCTGGATCGGGCAAAACAACATTTCTCAATCAAAtgcgcattataaataaagatgAGTTTTCGAACGAAGAGAAGGTTAGCTACACTAAGAATGTGTACCGAAACATATTCATGGCTATGCAGTCAATGATCAAGGCTATGGAAGAACTTGAAATATCCTATAGTgatgttgaaaatatt gGTCGCGCTGAGCTCGTTTCGTTAATTGATTGTGACACAATTGAAACCTTGAAAGATCCCTTTTTGAGTGTCATTAAATGTCTTTGGAATGATGTTGGCATACAGGAGTGTTACAGTCGTCGAAacgaatattatttaatagattCTGCAGAATAG
- the LOC117566716 gene encoding uncharacterized protein LOC117566716: MSGASDSAYVQIKLLKKLSSSTPIKTSSPVQSPVNKLNNANANNSNYQNQITTNGGSSLANSQPTPESSQLPELPHSPAPQLEKPSAEEVARAAIEAAVANGITSITTNKVVETTEPSSPNANSVAATATATAATTVKTEETIREVIADAKETTTTTTTTTTTATKTVNGNNNEEEATAAAINNSSSNSNSSTSAPASSTAKEPGKQPKELPDGQSGANGNSSSLEEHKQKKLDTETVVSSSHQKQLVNSQTVNKHNKNPFDDDDERIYEVPKGE; this comes from the exons ATGTCGGGAGCATCAGACAGCGcat ACGTGCAAATAAAGCTACTAAAAAAGCTTAGTAGCTCAACACCCATCAAGACTTCGAGTCCAGTGCAATCGCCAGTGAACAAACTGAACAACGccaatgccaacaacagcaactatcaaaatcaaattaccaCAAACGGTGGCTCCAGTCTGGCAAACAGTC AACCGACGCCAGAGTCGTCGCAGCTCCCAGAGCTACCACACAGTCCCGCACCGCAGCTGGAGAAGCCGAGCGCCGAGGAGGTGGCCAGAGCAGCAATCGAAGCGGCTGTTGCCAATGGCATCACCAGCATCACCACCAACAAAGTTGTGGAGACCACTGAGCCAAGCAGTCCGAATGCCAATTCGGtggctgcaacagcaacggcaacagcagccacaacagtgAAGACAGAGGAAACGATTCGTGAAGTGATTGCAGATGCCaaggaaacaacaacaacgacgacgacgacgacaacaacagccacaaaaaCAGTGAATGGCAACAATAATGAAGAAgaagctacagcagcagcgatcaacaacagcagcagcaacagcaacagctcgaCTTCAGCGCCAGCGAGCAGCACAGCAAAAGAGCCGGGAAAGCAGCCAAAAGAACTGCCGGATGGTCAGTCGGGTGCCAATGGCAATTCGAGTTCGCTTGAGGAGCATAAGCAAAAGAAACTAG ATACAGAAACAGTTGTTAGCAGTAGCCACCAAAAACAATTAGTTAATAGCCAAACTGTTAATAAGCATAATAAAAATCCCttcgacgatgacgacgaacGCATCTACGAAGTACCCAAGGGTGAGTAA
- the LOC117566715 gene encoding guanine nucleotide-binding protein G(q) subunit alpha-like: CNPVYYHIYYNKYDPILTNKLQYDVGGQRSELRKWIHCFEDVNIIIFLVAISEYYQNLSEFENVNRMEESKALFKNIVNSCWFEKAEFVLFFNKIDQFEEQIKEHHLVDYYPLYGDGPKGDSKAARDFIQNMFLSLNNDNERDIYCQYTCTGDTHNIELVFADVKDTIMINLLESFKIC; encoded by the exons TGTAATCCGGTATATTACCATATCTATTATAACAAATACGATCCAAtactaacaaataaattgcagtATGACGTAGGTGGACAGCGTTCGGAACTAAGGAAATGGATCCATTGCTTTGAAGATGTAaacattataatatttttggtggCAATTTCCGAATACTATCAAAATTTGTCTGAATTCGAAAATGTT AATAGAATGGAGGAATCGaaagctttatttaaaaacatagtTAATTCTTGCTGGTTCGAAAAAGCAGAGTTTGTTCTGTTTTTTAACAAGATTGATCAGTTTGAGGAGCAAATCAAGGAACATCATTTGGTGGACTATTATCCTCTGTATGGGGATG gACCGAAGGGCGATTCAAAGGCAGCCCGTGACTTTATTCAGAACATGTTTCTTAGTttgaacaacgacaacgagaggGACATCTATTGTCAATACACATGCACTGGGG ATACTCATAACATAGAACTCGTCTTCGCCGATGTAAAAGATACGATTATGATCAATTTATTGGAATcctttaaaatatgttaa
- the LOC117566717 gene encoding myc box-dependent-interacting protein 1-like, protein KPDLPPGVLYRVKATYGYVKEDVDELSFEIGDTIRVIEYDDPEDQEEGWLMGQKEGTTEKGLFPANFTRPI, encoded by the exons AAACCTGATTTGCCACCTGGTGTGCTATATCGCGTGAAGGCGACCTACGGCTACGTTAAGGAAGATGTCGATGAACTGAGCTTTGAAATTGGCGATACCATACGTGTCATTGAGTACGACGATCCCGAGGATCAG GAGGAAGGCTGGCTGATGGGACAAAAGGAAGGCACAACCGAGAAGGGTCTGTTCCCGGCCAACTTTACACGTCCCATTTGA
- the LOC117569005 gene encoding G protein alpha q subunit-like: protein MLCCLSEEQKTRRLINKEIEKIIKADRKKMNYVIKLLLLGTGESGKTTFLKQMRIIHGDRFSDKEMRFFTKKVYRNIFMAMQSMIKAMDELEISYSDVENIDRAELVSSVPLKTIETLEDPYLSGIKCLWNDVGIQECYRRRDEYYLIDSAEYFLREIERIENSDYIPNEEDILRVRSKTTGIHQYDIKMEPFVLRMVDVRGQSSELMKWIHCFENVNIIIFLVAISEYDQNLFKSENVNRIEESKELFKTIVNCVWFKKTAFVLFLNKIDQFEEKIKKYHLVDYYPLYGNGPKGDSKAARDFIRNMFLSLNNKYERDFYSHYTCATDTHNITLVFAAVKDTIMSNLLDSINIC, encoded by the exons ATGTTATGTTGCTTATCAGAAGAACAAAAGACACGCAGGCTAATAAACAAGGAGATTGAGAAAATAATCAAAGCAGACAGAAAGAAAATGAACTATGTTATTAAACTCCTATTGCTGG GTACGGGAGAATCGGGAAAAACAACATTTCTCAAACAAATGCGCATTATACATGGCGATAGGTTTTCGGACAAAGAGATGCGTTTCTTCACTAAGAAGGTGTACCGAAACATATTCATGGCTATGCAGTCAATGATCAAGGCTATGGACGAACTTGAAATATCCTATAGTgatgttgaaaatatt gATCGCGCTGAGCTCGTTTCGTCAGTTCCATTAAAAACAATCGAAACCTTGGAAGATCCATATTTGAGTGGCATTAAATGTCTTTGGAATGATGTTGGCATACAGGAGTGTTACAGACGTCGAgatgaatattatttaatagattCTGCAGAATA CTTTCTCCGTGAAATAGAACGAATTGAAAATTCCGATTATATACCGAATGAAGAGGATATTTTGCGAGTACGTTCAAAGACAACTGGAATCCATCAATACGATATTAAAATGGAACCATTTGTACTCCG TATGGTTGACGTACGTGGACAGAGTTCGGAACTAATGAAATGGATCCATTGCTTCGagaatgtaaatattataatatttttggtggCAATTTCCGAGTACgatcaaaatttgtttaaatccGAAAATGTT AATAGAATAGAGGAATCgaaagaattatttaaaaccaTAGTTAATTGCGTGTGGTTCAAAAAAACAGCGTTTGTTCTGTTTCTTAACAAGATAGATCAATTTGAGGAGAAAATCAAGAAATATCATTTGGTGGACTATTATCCTCTGTATGGGAATG gACCGAAGGGCGATTCAAAGGCAGCCCGTGATTTCATTCGGAACATGTTTCTTAGTTTGAACAACAAATACGAGAGGGACTTCTATAGTCATTACACATGTGCTACGG ATACTCATAACATAACACTCGTCTTCGCCGCTGTAAAAGATACGATTATGAGCAATTTATTAGACTCCATAAACAtatgttaa
- the LOC117569004 gene encoding putative trypsin-6: MYTSKFIVFTILLIHYCAENAASCDDLHWNCTKSHKRDPMDTVSRNLRQKRLANNEDSANEMTTVDELQFQSDFIQHRLKHKKQRLQPREYSNPSLSDINDDDDFRFLVTGGYRPENNLLVKYVVSIRYNKERKYFGDNHFCGGAIISSKTILTAAHCLFNKYGVKLRSNRLKIVAGTPSRLVKTENTQELNVNKVRAHPKYSYPKYPNDIGILRLKESIRLDDTFATIIPIVDRDPKAGLLCTVVGWGTVIQYGPTPDEAVNGDVTINTNARCSKIAGFRKGMVCASNANDYEVDSCQGDSGGPLMCEGKVVGIVSFGTGCGEPDSAGVYTDVYHYREWIARNTANKRS; encoded by the exons ATGTATACctcaaaatttattgttttcactATCTTACTAATACATTATTGCGCGGAGAATGCTGCTTCTTGCGATGATTTGCATTGGAATTGCACCAAATCCCACAAGCGCGATCCGATGGATACTGTCTCGAGGAATCTGCGACAAAAGCGTTTAGCGAATAATGAAGACAGTGCCAATGAGATGACGACCGTAGATGAACTACAGTTTCAAAGCGATTTTATCCAGCATCGGCTGAAACACAAGAAACAACGCCTACAACCCAGAGAATATTCCAATCCGAGTTTGAGTGACAtcaatgatgatgacgatttTCGTTTTCTGGTAACCGGCGGATATCGCCCGGAAAATAATCTTCTCGTTAAATACGTTGTTTCGATTCGATACAACAAAGAGCGAAAATATTTCGGAGACAATCACTTCTGCGGTGGCGCAATAATATCGTCGAAGACTATTCTGACTGCGGCACATTGTCTATTCAACAAGTA TGGGGTTAAACTGCGATCCAATCGATTAAAGATCGTAGCTGGCACCCCGAGTCGCCTGGTCAAAACGGAAAACACGCAAGAACTAAATGTGAATAAAGTGAGAGCGCACCCCAAGTACTCTTACCCAAAGTATCCCAACGACATTGGCATTCTTCGACTGAAGGAGTCAATTCGCTTAGACGACACTTTCGCCACGATTATACCCATAGTTGATCGGGATCCAAAGGCTGGACTGTTGTGCACAGTCGTTGGTTGGGGCACAGTGATTCAG TATGGACCCACGCCAGACGAGGCAGTGAATGGTGACGTGACTATCAATACGAACGCGAGGTGCTCCAAAATTGCTGGCTTCAGAAAGGGAATGGTATGTGCGTCCAATGCCAACGATTACGAGGTCGACAGCTGCCAAGGTGACTCGGGAGGGCCGCTAATGTGCGAGGGCAAAGTGGTTGGCATAGTTTCTTTTGGCACTGGCTGCGGCGAGCCGGACTCGGCCGGAGTGTATACTGATGTCTACCATTATCGGGAATGGATAGCCCGCAATACGGCTAACAAACGCAGCTAA